The Endozoicomonas sp. 4G DNA segment ACTTCTACGGAAGCGCCAGCTTCTTCCAGCTGTTTCTTCAGGTCTTCAGCTTCTTCTTTGCTCACGCCTTCTTTCAGAGGAGCAGGAGCGCTGTCTACAACAGCTTTAGCTTCTTTCAGACCCAGGCCAGTCGCGCCGCGAACAACCTTGATTACGTTTACTTTCTTGTCGCCAGCAGAAGTCAGAATTACGTCGAATTCAGTCTGTTCAGCAGCAGCAGCGCCAGCATCGCCAGCGGCAGCAGGAGCAGCAGCAACTGCA contains these protein-coding regions:
- the rplL gene encoding 50S ribosomal protein L7/L12; amino-acid sequence: MALSKEDILNAIAEMSVMDVVELVEAMEEKFGVSAAAAVAAAPAAAGDAGAAAAEQTEFDVILTSAGDKKVNVIKVVRGATGLGLKEAKAVVDSAPAPLKEGVSKEEAEDLKKQLEEAGASVEVK